In Arachis hypogaea cultivar Tifrunner chromosome 2, arahy.Tifrunner.gnm2.J5K5, whole genome shotgun sequence, a genomic segment contains:
- the LOC112744674 gene encoding uncharacterized protein — protein sequence MFDHKFENEPSYYSDYSYAESMSGVEDSYSDYPPPYNGRLLECRKKLKKVRSTNNHRSLHTESFPRRGKSQPVSAKTSGISTPIEDSDANEGFESSSPTLIVRQTALKLSSLKLKRSLTRSVSPDTELLRRKFDANSKLHQATCSSALKLAHFCDGHDFPHDQGTKSNKEFSSMKMCSYAYCSAHVWYHDGDSPLCSPRSRRPLKNPNNTKTKSENQRPVSRKASQRVRIAHNEDSVNDTTTDYCETETDLDVDDEHNKYILQQSVRKAFDEMLVPQETEAQVVSEDNNHLNSEWIATTNKVGIAISNKVVEDKSGESNINSSISNEETAKKEETCVKLGDSISTTKEERKSPKGWSNLKKLILFKRFVKALEEAREFNRRRYRDTPLACDAGVKAERVDIERHITEEEKNAEEWMLDYALQKVIAQPPSTPAKRKKRVALLVEAFETVVPLGRQEVVHRRRSSLSNRPRSAK from the exons ATGTTTGATCACAAGTTTGAGAATGAACCGTCTTACTATAGTGATTATTCATATGCGGAGAGTATGTCTGGAGTAGAAGATTCTTATTCTGATTATCCGCCACCATACAACGGAAGATTATTAGAATGCAGGAAGAAATTGAAGAAAGTGAGGTCCACCAATAATCATAGGTCGTTACACACAGAATCATTCCCTAGAAGAGGAAAATCTCAACCTGTTAGCGCAAAAACTTCAGGAATATCAACTCCAATTGAAGATTCAGATGCAAACGAAGGTTTTGAG AGTTCATCACCGACATTAATCGTAAGGCAGACAGCGCTAAAATTATCATCCTTGAAACTAAAGAGAAGCTTGACCAGAAGCGTATCCCCGGACACAGAATTATTGAGGAGAAAGTTTGATGCAAATTCAAAGTTGCATCAAGCCACATGTTCTTCAGCTCTCAAGCTAGCGCATTTCTGCGATGGCCATGACTTTCCACATGATCAAGGAACTAAATCTAACAAAGAGTTTTCAAGTATGAAGATGTGTTCATATGCTTACTGCTCTGCTCATGTCTGGTACCACGACGGCGATTCGCCGTTGTGCTCGCCGAGGAGTAGGCGTCCATTGAAGAACCCAAACAACACCAAAACAAAATCGGAGAATCAACGACCTGTTTCCAGGAAAGCATCTCAGAGAGTCCGAATTGCACACAATGAGGATTCCGTGAACGATACTACAACCGATTATTGCGAAACGGAAACAGATTTAGACGTCGATGATGAACACAACAAGTACATACTTCAGCAGTCAGTGCGAAAAGCATTTGATGAGATGCTTGTGCCTCAAGAAACTGAAGCACAGGTTGTCTCTGAAGATAATAATCACTTAAattctgaatggattgcaaccaCGAATAAAGTCGGAATTGCAATCTCGAATAAAGTCGTCGAAGATAAGAGTGGAGAAAGTAATATTAACTCATCAATATCCAATGAAGAAACTGCTAAAAAAGAAGAAACTTGCGTGAAGTTAGGTGATTCTATTTCCACAACAAAGGAAGAGAGAAAATCACCAAAAGGATGGAGCAATCTGAAAAAGTTAATCCTCTTTAAGAGGTTTGTGAAGGCATTAGAAGAGGCAAGAGAATTCAACCGACGTAGATACAGAGATACACCTTTGGCCTGTGATGCAGGCGTAAAAGCCGAAAGAGTCGATATAGAAAGACATAtaacagaagaggaaaagaatGCTGAGGAATGGATGCTTGATTATGCACTTCAGAAGGTAATTGCTCAGCCTCCTTCTACTCCTGCAAAACGAAAGAAAAGAGTAGCACTTCTTGTAGAAGCTTTTGAAACGGTTGTGCCATTGGGACGACAAGAAGTTGTGCATCGCCGGCGTTCGTCGCTTTCGAATCGACCAAGATCAGCTAAATAG